In Periplaneta americana isolate PAMFEO1 chromosome 3, P.americana_PAMFEO1_priV1, whole genome shotgun sequence, the following are encoded in one genomic region:
- the LOC138696151 gene encoding serine/arginine-rich splicing factor 7-like: MSRYRDSGSSDCKLYVGDLGSAASKQELEESFSYYGPLRNVWVARNPPGFAFVEYEDPRDAEDAVRGLDGRTICGRRVRVEMSNGMGGKGGSRFRGPPPRRGRPFHPEDRCYECGERGHYARDCYRYRSSRGGRRRSYSRSRSRSRSRSRDRRTRSRSGSRSRSRSRSPRDRSPKDRSSRDRSRDRDRSPKDRSRSRDRSPKDRSRSRDRGRSRSPPNRSKSRSRSRSRSRSRGRDSTDRNGNTQNDARD, from the exons ATGTCGCGTTATAGGGATTCCGGATCTTCTGACTGCAAGTTGTATGTTGGTGATTTGG GTTCTGCAGCTTCCAAACAAGAGCTTGAGGaatcattttcatattatggaCCGCTTCGAAATGTATGGGTTGCCAGAAATCCTCCAGGATTTGCTTTTGTTGAATATGAAGATCCTCGAGATGCTGAAGATGCTGTAAGAGGCCTAGATGGAAG GACTATCTGTGGAAGACGTGTTAGAGTGGAAATGTCAAATGGCATGGGAGGTAAGGGAGGAAGTCGTTTCCGTGGACCACCACCACGTCGTGGAAGACCATTTCATCCAGAAGATCGCTGCTATGAGTGTGGTGAACGTGGGCATTATGCTAGAGATTGCTATCGTTACAGAAGTAGCCGTGGGGGAAGGCGCAG GTCCTACTCACGATCCCGCTCGAGGTCCCGTTCTCGTTCACGGGATCGTCGCACCAGGTCACGAAGTGGTTCACGCAGCCGTTCACGTTCGCGCTCTCCAAGAGACCGATCTCCAAAAGACAGGTCCTCTAGGGACAGGTCCAGAGATCGTGATAGGTCACCAAAGGACAGATCAAGATCAAGGGACAGAAGTCCCAAGGATAGATCTCGCTCGAGGGATCGTGGGCGTTCACGCTCGCCTCCAAACCGCTCTAAAAGCCGCTCCCGTTCCAGGTCTCGGTCAAGGAGCAG